A DNA window from Flavisolibacter ginsenosidimutans contains the following coding sequences:
- the rfbB gene encoding dTDP-glucose 4,6-dehydratase — protein MNDSRTIVITGGAGFIGSHVVRLFVTKYPQYKIINLDALTYAGNLENLKDIEDSPNYIFERVNLLDALELERVFEQYKPDGVIHLAAESHVDRSILSPLDFVYTNVVGTVNLLNTAKKFWLAKDQSTGQSVNQSTKRFYHVSTDEVYGALGDTGFFTEETSYNPHSPYSASKAASDHFVRAYYDTYGLPAVVTNCSNNYGPYHFPEKLIPLFINNIINKKPLPVYGDGLYTRDWLFVKDHAAAIDLVFHEGKLGDTYNIGGFNEWKNIDLVKLLCTLMDEKLGREKGESESLITYVKDRPGHDRRYAIDASKINKELGWKPSVTFEEGLSQTIDWYLQNTEWLNHVTSGAYQDYYKEQYTV, from the coding sequence ATGAACGATTCAAGAACCATCGTAATCACTGGTGGTGCCGGCTTTATCGGCTCACACGTTGTCCGTCTTTTTGTAACCAAATACCCGCAGTACAAAATCATCAACCTCGATGCGTTGACCTATGCCGGTAATTTGGAAAACCTCAAGGATATTGAAGATTCGCCCAACTATATTTTTGAACGCGTTAATCTTTTGGACGCACTGGAACTTGAACGGGTGTTTGAGCAATACAAGCCTGATGGTGTCATTCATCTTGCCGCCGAATCGCACGTTGATCGCTCCATTCTCTCGCCGCTCGATTTTGTTTACACAAACGTCGTCGGCACAGTCAACCTCTTAAATACTGCAAAGAAGTTTTGGTTGGCTAAAGACCAGTCAACCGGTCAATCAGTCAACCAATCAACCAAACGCTTCTATCACGTTTCCACCGATGAGGTTTACGGGGCGTTGGGTGATACCGGATTTTTTACTGAAGAAACGTCCTACAATCCGCATTCCCCGTACTCCGCTTCTAAAGCGGCTTCCGACCATTTTGTGAGAGCCTATTACGACACGTATGGATTGCCTGCTGTTGTGACCAACTGCTCAAACAATTACGGCCCTTATCATTTCCCGGAAAAACTCATTCCGCTTTTCATCAACAACATCATTAACAAAAAACCGCTGCCCGTTTACGGCGACGGCTTGTACACCCGCGACTGGCTTTTTGTAAAAGATCATGCGGCTGCGATTGATCTTGTTTTTCACGAAGGAAAACTTGGCGATACGTACAATATCGGCGGCTTTAACGAGTGGAAAAACATTGACCTGGTAAAACTGCTTTGCACGTTGATGGATGAAAAATTGGGAAGAGAAAAAGGCGAAAGCGAAAGCTTGATCACCTACGTGAAAGACCGTCCCGGCCACGACCGGCGCTATGCGATTGACGCGTCGAAGATTAATAAAGAATTGGGCTGGAAGCCGAGCGTGACCTTTGAAGAAGGCCTAAGCCAAACGATTGACTGGTATTTGCAAAACACCGAGTGGCTCAACCACGTTACCAGCGGCGCTTACCAGGATTATTATAAGGAGCAGTATACGGTTTAA
- a CDS encoding SDR family oxidoreductase produces the protein MRILITGGAGFIGANLVERLLQLPQVEKVRVLDNLATGSLDNIKEFREHPKFEFLEGDIRSYETCLKACEGMDRISHQAALGSVPRSINDPLTSNAVNVTGTLNVFTAAKESGIKRIVYAASSSTYGDHPGLPKVEDKIGNPLSPYAVTKYVNELYARVYANLYGLELIGLRYFNIFGPKQNPKGPYAAVIPLFIQAVLNNEPPTMNGDGETSRDFTYVANAVLANELALFTEDKAAVNQVYNIACGEQTTLNRLFEEIKQIAGSDLAPKYGPERMGDVRHSLADITKAAEGLQYRPATSIFDGLKPTFEWYRKQHHFAYS, from the coding sequence ATGCGTATTTTGATTACCGGCGGTGCCGGTTTTATTGGCGCCAACCTTGTTGAACGCTTGTTGCAATTACCGCAAGTTGAAAAAGTGCGGGTGTTGGACAACCTCGCAACCGGTTCGCTTGACAACATCAAGGAATTTCGAGAGCACCCAAAATTTGAATTTCTGGAAGGCGATATCCGCAGCTACGAAACCTGTCTCAAAGCATGTGAGGGCATGGACCGCATTTCGCACCAGGCGGCACTGGGCTCGGTGCCCCGCTCTATCAACGACCCTCTCACTTCGAATGCAGTAAACGTTACCGGTACGCTCAACGTGTTTACCGCGGCGAAGGAAAGTGGTATCAAACGCATTGTGTATGCGGCTTCTTCTTCTACATATGGCGATCATCCAGGTTTGCCGAAAGTGGAAGACAAAATCGGCAATCCTCTTTCGCCTTATGCCGTTACCAAATACGTGAATGAATTGTACGCAAGGGTGTACGCAAATCTTTACGGTTTGGAATTAATTGGCCTGCGCTACTTTAATATTTTTGGTCCGAAGCAAAACCCGAAAGGCCCTTATGCTGCGGTGATTCCTTTGTTCATTCAAGCCGTGTTGAACAACGAGCCGCCCACCATGAACGGCGACGGCGAAACGAGCCGCGATTTTACTTACGTAGCCAATGCCGTGCTGGCAAACGAATTGGCTTTGTTTACCGAAGACAAAGCGGCCGTCAACCAGGTTTACAACATTGCCTGCGGCGAGCAAACAACGCTTAACCGGTTGTTTGAAGAAATCAAACAAATCGCCGGCAGCGACCTTGCGCCTAAATACGGTCCCGAACGCATGGGTGACGTGCGCCACAGTCTTGCCGATATAACAAAAGCAGCAGAGGGCTTGCAATATAGGCCGGCAACGTCTATTTTTGACGGCTTAAAACCCACATTCGAGTGGTACCGCAAACAACACCATTTCGCTTATTCTTAA
- a CDS encoding GumC family protein, whose protein sequence is MEEQAVLKSTKAELSTLNVKELFFKYIRYLPFYIISVALALFIAFGYLRYATEFYRSSGSIVIKDDKSSSGGDNNKIDILMQQESRKNIQTETEVLQSRQVVARVVEALNLNFVYTAVGKIKELDVYDAVPFKLEALRINDSASAFEIDLHFINQRSFQVNKSKEAIAFDQPFSTPKGTFRLIKTKNQDVGEDYKISWYPTEVRANGLLGGLIVVPKQNAPILTASMETTNPQLAADFVNRLLREYQAVTIEDKNAITLQKLEFIDARLDSVSRQLDSINDRYVAFRQRNNVISPGVQSEAYLKRSEEADKAIREQKVQVETVHQIEDYLRGSNGSLTVPSSLSIQDPVLNALVLDYNKAQQERSELLKNAPEANVVVQQKTAEVENLRKKILVNTQNIKKSFGTVVGSLQSSNSNALAQISSIPTKERELLDIQRELQSKAEIYNTLLAKREEAAITLAATISNTKILQEAQPDNTPIKPNHRGTKILAIVIGLLVPTIAVVMIELFNDKVTSRNDIERLTQVTLLGEVGHNYSKETLLVTSGNRKVIAEQFRILRSNLQYFLTHVDKPVLLVTSSFSGEGKSFISTNMGAVMALANKKTIILEFDIRKPKVLSQLNMGKRPGLTNYLLGKVKLEDLPVPVDGQPNLFVLPCGPVPPNPSELLLDPKLDELFAYLKQNFDVIVMDTAPVGMVSDALTLSKYADCTLYIVRQGHTYKKQLGLIDEYYREGKLPKISIVLNDAKLRSGYGNYGYGGYGYGYGEGYFEEEEKKHGMSKWLGWLGFKNGMETKNKKAKV, encoded by the coding sequence ATGGAGGAGCAAGCAGTTTTGAAGAGCACCAAAGCCGAACTTTCAACACTAAACGTAAAGGAGCTTTTCTTTAAATACATTCGTTATTTACCCTTCTATATCATATCGGTAGCGTTGGCTCTGTTTATCGCTTTTGGTTACCTCCGCTACGCTACAGAGTTCTACCGCTCCAGCGGCTCTATCGTCATCAAAGACGACAAATCATCATCGGGCGGCGACAACAACAAGATTGATATTTTAATGCAGCAGGAAAGCCGCAAGAACATTCAAACCGAAACTGAAGTTTTGCAATCGAGGCAAGTAGTGGCAAGGGTAGTGGAAGCACTGAATTTAAATTTTGTTTACACGGCAGTTGGTAAGATAAAAGAACTGGATGTGTATGACGCTGTTCCTTTCAAATTAGAAGCGCTAAGAATTAATGATTCGGCCAGCGCTTTCGAAATTGACCTCCATTTTATTAACCAACGCAGTTTCCAGGTAAATAAATCCAAAGAGGCCATTGCGTTTGACCAGCCTTTTTCTACGCCAAAGGGCACCTTTCGCCTTATAAAAACCAAAAACCAGGACGTAGGAGAGGATTACAAAATTAGCTGGTACCCAACGGAGGTTCGCGCCAACGGTTTACTGGGCGGCCTTATCGTGGTTCCAAAGCAGAATGCACCTATTCTGACGGCTAGCATGGAAACGACGAACCCACAACTGGCCGCTGATTTTGTCAACCGCCTGTTGCGTGAATACCAGGCTGTAACCATTGAAGACAAAAACGCCATCACGCTGCAAAAACTTGAGTTCATTGATGCGCGGCTCGACTCGGTTTCGCGGCAACTCGACAGCATCAACGACCGTTACGTGGCTTTTCGTCAAAGGAACAACGTTATCAGCCCGGGCGTCCAATCAGAAGCTTATCTTAAGCGTTCCGAAGAGGCTGATAAGGCCATTCGGGAGCAGAAAGTACAGGTGGAAACCGTTCACCAGATTGAAGATTACCTGCGGGGCAGTAACGGAAGTTTAACCGTTCCTTCTTCACTTAGCATCCAAGACCCTGTGCTTAACGCACTGGTGCTCGATTACAACAAAGCGCAGCAGGAACGTAGCGAGCTGCTGAAGAACGCCCCTGAAGCCAATGTGGTAGTGCAACAAAAAACAGCCGAGGTAGAAAACCTTCGCAAAAAGATCTTGGTTAACACCCAGAATATTAAAAAGTCTTTCGGTACGGTGGTAGGCAGCTTGCAGAGTAGCAACAGCAATGCGCTGGCACAAATCAGCAGCATTCCCACAAAAGAAAGAGAACTGCTGGACATTCAACGCGAACTGCAATCGAAGGCTGAAATCTACAACACGCTCCTCGCCAAGCGCGAAGAAGCCGCCATTACGCTTGCCGCCACCATTTCGAATACCAAAATATTGCAGGAGGCGCAGCCAGACAATACCCCCATAAAACCTAACCACCGCGGAACAAAGATCCTTGCGATTGTGATTGGCCTGCTTGTACCCACGATTGCGGTTGTAATGATCGAATTGTTCAACGACAAAGTCACCTCACGAAACGATATTGAACGGCTTACGCAAGTCACACTGCTGGGCGAAGTCGGTCACAATTATTCAAAGGAAACCTTGTTGGTTACTTCGGGCAACCGTAAAGTTATTGCAGAGCAATTCCGCATTCTTCGTTCCAATTTGCAATACTTTCTAACGCATGTAGATAAACCAGTGTTACTGGTTACCTCTTCGTTTAGCGGCGAAGGAAAATCTTTCATTAGCACAAACATGGGTGCAGTGATGGCGCTGGCCAACAAGAAAACCATTATCCTCGAATTTGACATTCGCAAGCCCAAGGTGCTTTCGCAACTGAACATGGGCAAGCGCCCCGGTCTTACCAACTACTTGTTGGGGAAAGTAAAACTTGAGGATCTGCCCGTGCCTGTTGACGGCCAACCCAATTTGTTTGTCTTGCCTTGCGGTCCGGTTCCGCCCAATCCTTCGGAATTGTTGCTGGATCCCAAGCTGGACGAACTGTTTGCCTATCTCAAGCAGAACTTTGATGTCATTGTAATGGATACGGCGCCGGTGGGAATGGTAAGCGATGCGTTAACCCTGAGTAAGTATGCTGATTGTACGCTGTACATCGTTCGTCAGGGTCATACGTACAAGAAGCAACTGGGCTTGATAGACGAATATTACCGCGAAGGAAAACTGCCCAAGATTTCCATTGTGCTAAATGATGCAAAACTGCGCAGCGGCTACGGCAACTACGGCTACGGTGGCTACGGCTACGGTTACGGCGAAGGCTATTTCGAAGAGGAAGAAAAAAAGCACGGCATGAGCAAATGGCTTGGCTGGCTTGGATTTAAAAACGGCATGGAAACAAAAAATAAAAAAGCAAAAGTCTGA
- a CDS encoding polysaccharide biosynthesis/export family protein, with the protein MKIIALLLLGGLFGLAACTTQKGAAYTNYLQNATDTSGNRLTVQEPVIQKADLLSVKVYSQSADPRTDIPYNLPEQTVVGSSSTTSMAGFLVDQNGDIEYPRIGRLHAEGLTKAQLAEAIRERFKNELTNPSVVVRFLNYRVTVLGEVRSPGSFAVPTERITILEALGLSGDITDYGNKSKVRVAREKNGEVETGYVDLTSKDLFQSPYYRLQQNDVVFVEQAKRKSEQQEQQATAQRISFITGIVSTLAIIFSVIKR; encoded by the coding sequence ATGAAGATAATAGCGCTTCTTCTGCTCGGCGGTCTCTTTGGCTTAGCGGCCTGCACAACACAAAAGGGAGCCGCCTATACGAACTATCTGCAAAATGCAACAGATACATCCGGCAATCGTCTGACAGTACAAGAACCCGTCATTCAGAAAGCTGATCTTCTCTCTGTAAAGGTCTATAGCCAAAGTGCCGATCCCCGCACTGACATTCCTTATAATTTGCCTGAGCAAACCGTAGTGGGCAGCAGCAGTACTACATCAATGGCCGGTTTTTTGGTTGATCAAAACGGCGACATTGAATACCCCCGGATTGGGCGTTTACATGCGGAAGGGTTGACCAAGGCGCAACTGGCTGAAGCTATCCGTGAGCGGTTTAAAAATGAATTAACCAACCCCTCGGTGGTCGTGCGATTTTTAAACTACCGCGTAACCGTGTTGGGAGAGGTAAGATCACCGGGCTCCTTTGCTGTGCCCACCGAACGCATTACCATTCTTGAAGCGTTGGGCCTGTCGGGTGACATAACCGATTATGGCAACAAAAGCAAGGTGCGGGTGGCAAGGGAAAAGAACGGTGAGGTAGAAACCGGTTACGTTGACCTTACTTCGAAGGACCTGTTCCAATCGCCTTACTACCGGTTACAGCAAAACGACGTGGTTTTTGTTGAGCAGGCCAAAAGGAAATCCGAACAACAGGAACAACAAGCCACCGCTCAGCGAATTAGCTTTATAACCGGCATAGTAAGTACCCTGGCCATTATTTTCAGCGTCATTAAGCGCTAA
- a CDS encoding acyltransferase family protein, with protein sequence MNQRYYSLDVFRGATVCLMILVNNPGSWDYIYSPLEHATWHGLTPTDLVFPFFLFAVGNAMAFVMPRLEQGGDALFWKKVIKRSLLIYGIGLFLAWWPFVRWQGNDLLGNGWTWINAEGKLTGVRVLGVLQRIAICYFFGSIIVYYLKVRGSFLAGLLLLLLYWLLTYSLGEPGDPYSKAGYFGNRIDEAILTLPHMYQGEAYKLNGVVRPFDPEGLMSTLPAIVNVIFGFLVGDYIRKRGKHIETMTDSAVKGFEIYQTLTILFIAAVGFLLTGYVWDLSFPVNKRIWTSSYVVVTTGMAIAILATLVYFIEVKGVRAWWTKFFDVFGKNALFVFALSAFLPRGLRLIRIPNGMDAKGNTLYTNPWSILYEKVYQHVPGDPRIGSLLFALTVIAFMWAVCYWLDKKRIYIKV encoded by the coding sequence TTGAACCAACGTTATTATTCGCTCGATGTTTTTCGCGGCGCTACCGTATGCCTGATGATACTTGTGAACAACCCCGGAAGCTGGGACTACATTTACAGTCCGCTAGAACACGCTACCTGGCACGGCCTTACGCCAACCGATTTGGTTTTCCCCTTCTTTTTATTTGCCGTCGGCAATGCCATGGCTTTTGTGATGCCGCGGTTGGAGCAAGGCGGCGATGCCCTTTTTTGGAAGAAGGTAATTAAACGCAGCCTGCTCATTTACGGCATCGGTCTTTTTTTGGCCTGGTGGCCTTTTGTGCGGTGGCAGGGAAATGATCTGCTCGGAAACGGCTGGACCTGGATAAATGCGGAAGGGAAATTAACCGGCGTCAGGGTGCTGGGTGTATTGCAGCGGATTGCGATTTGTTATTTTTTTGGCTCCATCATCGTGTATTATCTTAAAGTAAGAGGCAGTTTTTTAGCAGGCCTTCTTCTGCTACTGCTTTATTGGCTGCTTACCTATTCGCTTGGCGAACCCGGTGATCCGTACAGCAAGGCGGGCTACTTTGGTAACAGAATAGACGAGGCAATTCTTACGCTGCCGCACATGTACCAAGGCGAAGCCTACAAACTAAACGGCGTCGTTCGTCCCTTTGATCCCGAGGGATTAATGAGCACTCTTCCGGCCATCGTAAATGTGATTTTTGGCTTTTTGGTGGGCGATTACATCCGCAAAAGAGGGAAGCACATTGAGACCATGACCGATAGCGCAGTAAAAGGTTTCGAGATCTATCAAACGCTGACAATTTTGTTTATTGCGGCGGTAGGTTTTCTCCTTACTGGTTACGTGTGGGATCTAAGTTTTCCAGTGAACAAAAGAATCTGGACAAGTTCTTACGTAGTGGTAACAACAGGCATGGCCATCGCCATCCTGGCTACGCTGGTTTATTTCATCGAAGTAAAAGGCGTTCGCGCCTGGTGGACAAAATTTTTCGACGTGTTTGGAAAGAACGCCTTGTTCGTGTTTGCGTTAAGCGCTTTTTTACCAAGAGGGCTCAGGCTGATACGCATACCCAACGGCATGGATGCCAAAGGCAATACCCTGTACACAAACCCCTGGAGCATTTTATACGAAAAGGTTTATCAACACGTGCCGGGCGACCCGAGAATCGGTTCGCTGCTTTTTGCGCTTACCGTCATTGCCTTTATGTGGGCCGTTTGTTATTGGCTTGACAAGAAGCGAATTTATATCAAGGTTTAG